A genome region from Chengkuizengella sp. SCS-71B includes the following:
- the abc-f gene encoding ribosomal protection-like ABC-F family protein, which yields MIVCAFDDVSKTLGGNMIFEKLRFEVKEGECIGLVGTNGSGKTTILKLISGIEPCDEGKIHIKKEAKVGYLEQIPSFDEEETVRDVLCGAFKEINELNKKMRVIEEKMETDAHNLEKLLKQYGDMQEVFTKLGGYEMEAYLMKICNGLGITSLLDQPFSKCSGGEQTKIGLGLILLKKPELLLLDEPTNHLDIQALQWLESFMKTYQGTVIIVSHDRYFLDEVVMKMIEIEDGELQTYYGNYSYYVEEKEKRLLNQFAAFQEQQKKIKKMKETIKQLREWANRANPPNAKLYKRAKNMERALERMEKIKKPKLENTKMKFDLQMKERSGKEVVKIENVTKGFNENVLFKELSFSVRYQDRIALIGNNGSGKSTLLKMILDEMLPDEGSVQIGSNVRIGYLSQHVFKNQHEGRLIDLFREQVHVTEAEARHILAKFMFYGHSVFKKVSQLSGGERMRVRLAQLMNQNMNFIILDEPTNHLDIDSREVLEETLEQFEGTILCVSHDRYLLNRCFDQTYWLENGKIFKYIGNYDTAKQKHQL from the coding sequence ATGATTGTTTGTGCATTTGATGATGTAAGTAAAACTTTAGGTGGAAACATGATTTTTGAAAAATTAAGATTTGAAGTCAAAGAAGGAGAATGTATTGGTTTAGTAGGGACAAATGGGAGTGGTAAAACAACCATTTTAAAACTCATATCTGGCATTGAACCTTGTGATGAAGGCAAAATTCATATTAAAAAAGAAGCCAAAGTTGGTTACCTTGAACAAATACCATCTTTTGATGAAGAGGAGACCGTTAGGGATGTATTGTGTGGAGCTTTTAAAGAGATCAACGAGTTAAATAAAAAAATGAGAGTTATCGAAGAAAAAATGGAAACAGATGCACACAATTTAGAAAAGTTATTGAAGCAATATGGGGATATGCAAGAAGTTTTTACTAAATTGGGAGGTTATGAAATGGAAGCATATCTTATGAAGATCTGTAACGGTTTAGGGATCACTTCTTTGTTGGATCAACCATTTTCAAAATGTAGTGGTGGAGAACAAACAAAAATTGGTTTGGGTCTAATATTATTAAAAAAACCTGAATTATTATTGTTAGATGAACCTACCAATCATTTAGATATTCAAGCATTACAATGGTTAGAAAGTTTTATGAAAACCTATCAAGGAACAGTCATCATTGTATCGCATGACCGTTATTTTTTAGATGAAGTCGTTATGAAAATGATTGAAATAGAAGATGGAGAGCTTCAAACGTATTATGGAAATTATTCTTATTATGTAGAAGAAAAGGAAAAAAGGCTTTTAAATCAATTCGCTGCATTTCAAGAACAGCAGAAAAAAATCAAAAAAATGAAAGAAACCATTAAACAACTCAGGGAATGGGCAAATCGAGCGAACCCGCCAAATGCAAAATTGTATAAGCGAGCCAAAAACATGGAAAGAGCACTTGAACGTATGGAAAAGATTAAAAAACCGAAATTAGAAAATACAAAAATGAAATTTGATCTTCAAATGAAAGAACGAAGTGGCAAAGAGGTGGTGAAGATTGAAAATGTCACAAAAGGTTTTAATGAAAATGTTCTTTTTAAAGAATTATCTTTTTCAGTACGTTATCAAGATCGCATTGCTTTAATTGGGAACAACGGAAGTGGAAAATCAACCTTACTAAAAATGATTTTGGATGAAATGTTACCAGATGAAGGTTCGGTCCAGATAGGCAGCAATGTTAGAATCGGTTATTTATCTCAACACGTGTTTAAAAATCAACATGAAGGAAGACTCATTGATTTATTCAGAGAGCAGGTTCATGTGACAGAAGCAGAAGCTCGACATATTTTAGCCAAATTTATGTTTTATGGACATTCCGTTTTTAAAAAAGTAAGTCAGTTAAGCGGTGGAGAAAGAATGCGAGTAAGGCTTGCACAGCTAATGAACCAAAACATGAACTTCATCATCTTAGATGAACCAACTAACCATTTAGATATTGATTCTCGAGAAGTTTTAGAGGAGACTTTGGAACAATTTGAAGGAACTATCTTATGTGTATCTCATGATCGCTATTTATTAAATCGTTGTTTTGATCAAACATACTGGCTTGAAAATGGTAAAATTTTTAAGTATATTGGTAATTACGATACTGCTAAACAAAAACATCAACTCTAA